One window of the Leishmania panamensis strain MHOM/PA/94/PSC-1 chromosome 8 sequence genome contains the following:
- a CDS encoding signal peptidase type I, putative (TriTrypDB/GeneDB-style sysID: LpmP.08.0460) → MRVCVLHTSPGLSFLSSPSPHPSDRHPSHRHTHTHAMREHIDTLLSLRPRDVIQQVINIGILLSIIFFGWRSVAIATNCEASIVVVLSGSMEPGYQRGDVLLLHHRPEYPVEVGDIIVYTLPEHEIPIVHRVLRIHERAEDHKKFYLTKGDNNVNDDRFLFSRGREWVEEDMILGKTYAYMPRLGYITIMFNESKLIKYLALAVIGFLMLTSPEEL, encoded by the coding sequence atgcgcgtctgtgtgctgCACACATCACCAggtctttctttcctctcctctccctccccccacccttccGATCGCCACCCctcgcacagacacacacacacacacgccatgCGTGAACACATCGAcacgctgctgtcgctgcgcccTCGCGATGTCATTCAGCAAGTCATAAATATTGGCATTTTATTGAGCATTATCTTCTTTGGCTGGCGTAGCGTGGCGATAGCCACCAACTGCGAGGCCAGCATCGTCGTGGTGCTGAGCGGGAGCATGGAACCTGGCTACCAGCGCGGCGAtgtgctcctgctgcaccatcGACCGGAGTACCCAGTAGAGGTGGGTGACATCATTGTCTATACGTTGCCGGAGCATGAAATACCGATAGTGCACCGAGTACTCCGCATCCACGAGCGCGCTGAGGATCACAAGAAGTTCTACCTGACCAAGGGCGACAACAACGTCAATGACGACCGCTTTCTCTTCAGTCGCGGGCGGGagtgggtggaggaggacatgaTTCTCGGCAAGACGTACGCCTACATGCCACGCCTGGGGTACATCACAATTATGTTTAATGAGTCAAAGCTGATCAAATACTTGGCGTTGGCTGTCATAGGCTTCTTGATGCTGACCTCCCCCGAAGAGCTGTAA